Proteins encoded within one genomic window of Streptomyces profundus:
- a CDS encoding glycoside hydrolase family 15 protein — MKPLDPPYLPIAEHGLIGDMRTAALVGTDGRIDWFCAPRFDSPSVFGALLDPEKGGHWLIEPRCEVASRQQFYFPDTNILITRMLTEDGMLEVQDFMPVLRERDPDHRQRLVRRVVSVRGGMDMRIEVAPRMDYGRARHRTEPQPNGVRFIGDGLALSLLSSTPLHIEEQDAWGGFSLAEGQSALFVLDTAGGTAPGGLDERVAEELFEATVFFWRRWIGQSSYAGRWRETVNRSALTLKLLTHEPSGALVAAPTLGLPERLGGERNWDYRHVWIRDAAFSLYALLRLGFTNEADAFMGWLTRCLRGTTESGTGPLRVMYSIDGDPCLPEEELDHLAGYCGSRPVRTGNNASDQLQLDIYGELVDSVYLFNKYGTGISHDSWADLCGVLEWLLRNWDQPDESIWETRAGKQNHTYSRVMSWVAVERMVRMARQRGLPGDLGRWMAERDRIYAQVMERGWDAEAGTFVQRLLDEGQRSEQPLLDASLLLMPMVKLISPTDPRFRSTLTAITDNLVADSLVFRYDPDLAPDGLGGAEGTFSICSFWWVEALTRTGQIEQARLALEKTFTYANHVGQYAEQISLTGEHLGNFPQAFTHLALISAAANLDRAMG, encoded by the coding sequence ATGAAGCCGCTCGACCCGCCCTATCTGCCGATCGCCGAACACGGCCTGATCGGCGACATGCGCACCGCCGCCCTGGTCGGCACCGACGGCAGGATCGACTGGTTCTGCGCGCCCCGCTTCGACTCGCCCAGCGTCTTCGGCGCCCTGCTCGACCCCGAGAAGGGCGGCCACTGGCTGATCGAACCCCGGTGCGAGGTGGCCTCCCGGCAGCAGTTCTACTTCCCGGACACCAACATCCTGATCACCCGCATGCTCACCGAGGACGGCATGTTGGAGGTCCAGGACTTCATGCCGGTGCTCAGGGAGCGCGACCCGGACCACCGGCAGCGGCTGGTGCGCCGCGTGGTGAGCGTCCGGGGCGGGATGGACATGCGGATCGAGGTGGCACCCCGGATGGACTACGGGCGCGCCCGGCACCGCACCGAACCCCAGCCGAACGGCGTCAGGTTCATCGGCGACGGGCTGGCCCTCTCCCTGCTCAGCAGCACCCCGCTGCACATCGAGGAGCAGGACGCCTGGGGCGGGTTCAGCCTGGCCGAGGGCCAGTCGGCCCTCTTCGTGCTGGACACGGCGGGCGGCACCGCGCCCGGCGGGCTGGACGAAAGGGTCGCCGAGGAGCTCTTCGAGGCCACCGTCTTCTTCTGGCGCCGCTGGATCGGCCAGTCCTCCTACGCGGGGCGCTGGCGCGAGACCGTCAACCGTTCGGCGCTCACCCTCAAGCTGCTCACCCACGAACCCAGCGGCGCGCTGGTCGCCGCGCCGACGCTGGGGCTGCCCGAGCGGCTCGGCGGCGAGCGGAACTGGGACTACCGCCACGTCTGGATCAGGGACGCCGCGTTCTCCCTCTACGCGCTGCTGCGGCTCGGCTTCACCAACGAGGCCGACGCGTTCATGGGCTGGCTGACCCGCTGTCTGCGTGGCACAACGGAGAGCGGCACCGGGCCACTGCGCGTCATGTACAGCATCGACGGCGACCCCTGCCTCCCCGAGGAGGAGCTCGACCACCTCGCCGGCTACTGCGGCTCCCGCCCGGTGCGCACCGGGAACAACGCCTCCGACCAGCTCCAGCTGGACATCTACGGCGAACTCGTCGACAGCGTCTACCTCTTCAACAAGTACGGCACGGGCATCTCGCACGACAGCTGGGCCGACCTGTGCGGGGTGCTCGAATGGCTGCTGCGGAACTGGGACCAGCCGGACGAGAGCATCTGGGAGACCCGCGCCGGCAAGCAGAACCACACCTACTCGCGGGTGATGTCCTGGGTCGCCGTCGAACGCATGGTCAGGATGGCGCGCCAGCGCGGCCTCCCCGGCGATCTCGGACGGTGGATGGCCGAACGCGACCGGATCTACGCCCAGGTGATGGAGCGCGGCTGGGACGCGGAGGCCGGCACCTTCGTCCAACGGCTGCTCGACGAGGGGCAGCGGAGCGAACAGCCGCTGCTCGACGCCTCGCTGCTGCTGATGCCCATGGTCAAGCTGATCTCCCCGACGGACCCGCGCTTCCGCTCCACCCTGACCGCCATCACCGACAACCTCGTCGCCGACAGCCTGGTCTTCCGCTACGACCCCGACCTCGCCCCCGACGGGCTCGGCGGAGCCGAGGGCACGTTCTCCATCTGCTCCTTCTGGTGGGTGGAGGCGCTGACCAGGACGGGACAGATCGAACAGGCCAGGCTCGCCCTGGAGAAGACCTTCACCTACGCCAACCACGTGGGGCAGTACGCGGAGCAGATCAGCCTCACCGGGGAACACCTGGGCAACTTCCCCCAGGCGTTCACCCATCTCGCGCTCATCAGCGCGGCGGCCAACCTCGACCGCGCCATGGGCTGA
- the zwf gene encoding glucose-6-phosphate dehydrogenase, which yields MTPADHPTPALGDPQLMVIFGATGDLARRNLFPGLFRLHRAGLLPDDFQVIGSGRHSPGTDEEFRDALGASVREHAGEVFDRRHWDEFARHIRFVISSTDDAAELATAVRHAQEEAGERGRTLLYLSVPPSIAEAMVRMLGDSGIARAASLIMEKPFGRDLASARSLDATIARSVPEERVFRIDHFLGLEAVRNLLALRFASDVFAPLWNRDHISSVQIDVPEEIGLEGRAGFMESTGTFRDMVSTHLCQLLGVVAIEPPARIAADELRAEKLRVYRALRPFDPAETVFGQFEGYRDEEGVADDSRVETFVALRAWVDNWRWQGVPFLLRTGKALGGSRWRVTLGFREPPLSIFDRAAPSGPAEGPERPDELSLELSDTPTATLHVRAKVPGADPLVGRGGFVLRVQDAFPDAQPLGAYEKLLLDALRGDQTLFTGAAEIERLWEVCDPVLSDPPEPLPYAPGSWGPPAALRLPGGPGWAVPGR from the coding sequence GTGACCCCCGCCGACCACCCCACCCCCGCCCTCGGCGACCCCCAGCTGATGGTCATCTTCGGCGCCACCGGAGACCTGGCCCGGCGCAACCTCTTCCCCGGGCTCTTCCGGCTCCACCGGGCCGGGCTGCTGCCCGACGACTTCCAGGTGATCGGCTCCGGCCGGCACTCCCCCGGCACCGACGAGGAGTTCCGCGACGCGCTCGGCGCGTCCGTCCGGGAACACGCCGGGGAGGTCTTCGACCGGCGCCACTGGGACGAGTTCGCCCGCCACATCCGCTTCGTCATCTCGTCGACCGACGACGCGGCGGAGCTGGCCACCGCCGTCCGGCACGCCCAGGAGGAGGCCGGCGAGAGGGGGCGGACGCTCCTCTACCTGTCCGTGCCCCCGTCCATCGCCGAGGCCATGGTGCGGATGCTCGGCGACTCGGGCATCGCCAGGGCCGCCTCGCTCATCATGGAGAAGCCGTTCGGCAGGGACCTCGCCAGCGCCCGCTCCCTGGACGCGACGATCGCCCGGAGCGTCCCGGAGGAACGGGTCTTCCGCATCGACCACTTCCTCGGCCTGGAGGCGGTGCGGAACCTGCTCGCCCTCCGCTTCGCCAGCGACGTGTTCGCGCCCCTGTGGAACCGGGACCACATCTCCTCCGTCCAGATCGACGTGCCGGAGGAGATCGGCCTTGAGGGGCGCGCCGGCTTCATGGAGTCGACCGGCACCTTCCGCGACATGGTCTCCACCCACCTGTGCCAGCTCCTGGGCGTGGTCGCCATCGAACCGCCGGCCCGGATCGCCGCCGACGAGCTGCGCGCCGAGAAGCTGAGGGTCTATCGCGCGCTGCGGCCCTTCGACCCGGCCGAGACCGTCTTCGGGCAGTTCGAGGGCTACCGCGACGAGGAGGGCGTCGCCGACGACTCCCGCGTGGAGACCTTCGTCGCGCTGCGCGCCTGGGTGGACAACTGGCGCTGGCAGGGCGTGCCGTTCCTGCTGCGCACCGGCAAGGCGCTCGGCGGCTCCCGCTGGCGTGTCACGCTCGGCTTCCGCGAGCCGCCGCTGTCGATCTTCGACCGCGCCGCGCCCTCAGGACCAGCCGAGGGCCCGGAGCGTCCCGACGAACTGTCGCTGGAGCTGAGCGACACCCCGACGGCGACGCTCCACGTCCGCGCCAAGGTGCCGGGCGCCGATCCGCTGGTCGGCAGGGGCGGGTTCGTCCTGCGCGTCCAGGACGCCTTCCCCGACGCCCAACCCCTCGGGGCCTACGAGAAGTTGCTGCTGGACGCGCTGCGCGGGGACCAGACCCTGTTCACCGGCGCCGCCGAGATCGAGCGGCTCTGGGAGGTGTGCGATCCGGTGCTGAGCGACCCCCCGGAGCCACTCCCCTACGCCCCCGGCTCCTGGGGGCCACCGGCCGCGCTCCGCCTGCCGGGCGGGCCCGGATGGGCGGTGCCCGGACGATGA
- a CDS encoding MsnO8 family LLM class oxidoreductase — protein MPADPTAVALEAPVIPLSVLDVATVPAGGAAGEALLDVVHAAQAADRAGYRRFWVADPTNAPRRASSSPAVLLAHLAALTRHIRVGSGGAPLAHRAPLTIAERFAVLQLLHGGRTDLAVGHDHLAPCHSPTLPPRLVGELAGFLHDNWPPGQTSTPPEPPRLFVVGGSEHRALVAAARGLPFVFAGPPGPAARPAAVASYRAEFTPGPHGPDRPRLIASVHILCAETDAEAERLALRIGAARVHAAHGWAASARPPTAARARHLTEEHLARLRLVRGSPDTVAAEVADVAAALDADEVMVVPYDLTGTERARTLRLLAEAAIGTSAHAGHRACDLGGRAGGFRRSGPAGPQSVGQ, from the coding sequence GTGCCCGCCGACCCGACCGCCGTCGCCCTGGAGGCACCCGTGATCCCGCTGTCCGTGCTCGACGTGGCCACCGTCCCCGCCGGGGGCGCCGCCGGGGAGGCGCTCCTGGACGTCGTCCACGCGGCCCAGGCCGCCGACCGTGCGGGCTATCGTCGCTTCTGGGTGGCCGACCCAACCAACGCGCCGCGCCGGGCGTCGAGTTCACCCGCCGTGCTGCTGGCGCACCTGGCGGCGTTGACCCGGCACATCAGGGTCGGCTCCGGCGGGGCGCCGCTGGCCCACCGCGCCCCGCTGACGATCGCCGAACGGTTCGCCGTGCTCCAGCTGCTGCACGGCGGACGCACCGACCTGGCCGTCGGCCACGACCACCTCGCGCCCTGCCACTCCCCCACCCTCCCGCCCCGGCTGGTCGGCGAACTCGCCGGTTTCCTGCACGACAACTGGCCACCGGGGCAGACGTCGACGCCACCCGAGCCGCCCCGGCTCTTCGTCGTCGGCGGCTCCGAGCACCGTGCCCTGGTCGCGGCGGCGCGCGGACTGCCCTTCGTCTTCGCCGGGCCGCCCGGCCCGGCGGCCCGGCCGGCGGCCGTGGCCAGCTACCGCGCGGAGTTCACCCCGGGGCCGCACGGGCCCGACCGCCCACGGCTGATCGCCTCGGTGCACATCCTGTGCGCCGAGACCGACGCCGAGGCCGAACGTCTCGCCCTGCGGATCGGCGCCGCCAGGGTCCACGCGGCGCACGGCTGGGCCGCGTCCGCCCGCCCGCCGACCGCCGCGCGCGCCCGGCATCTGACGGAGGAGCACCTCGCGCGGCTGCGGCTGGTGCGCGGCTCCCCCGACACGGTGGCGGCGGAGGTGGCCGACGTCGCCGCCGCCCTGGACGCCGACGAGGTGATGGTGGTGCCCTACGACCTCACCGGCACCGAGCGCGCCCGCACCCTGCGCCTGCTCGCCGAGGCCGCCATCGGCACGTCCGCCCACGCGGGTCATCGGGCCTGTGACCTCGGCGGGCGCGCCGGCGGGTTCCGCCGGTCGGGGCCGGCCGGGCCGCAGAGTGTGGGGCAGTAG
- a CDS encoding AfsR/SARP family transcriptional regulator, translated as MDGEVTITTFGELSVREDGGVLVPFGGAKPRLLLALLLSRPGRVFPVEGLIDALWSGRPPRTARQNLQVYVSRLRRFLGGRLTHTEGGYLLRLTAAECDLVRFAEAAREGRRLAREGDPAAAGPLGEAVALWRGRPLAECGRLPCLAASMERFDEMFLGALEEWAEIEGERGRHRLVRERLRDHAPAHPLRERLAAAWMRSLAESGRTGEALTHYETVRIALARELGAAPGPVLTGLRHRLVETPAVSRGVGNQLPRALPDFVGREVETRDALAAFEDAGRAGRGRVVLVTGPVGVGTSAFAVRVAHRLAPSFPDGLLRVELGDRALGAVLDDLLAAAGLPAERGVAGALARLRSWLAGRRLLLVLDDAVSASVAEALLPGSGPSAALVTSRYRLSGLAGVTRVPLSPLGEAEGVELLGRVVGRDRIAADPRAAERIVRCCEGLPLALRIAAGKLDSLPRLRLAEYADRLATASSLLDELAVGELTLRARYEAFWRSLSPERRAACRRLAARTPPLRHEQVAADAEELVECGLLTPPAGEGGARFASYAMSAFVAEFARDAQPVRRAVPESA; from the coding sequence ATGGACGGGGAGGTCACCATCACCACCTTCGGGGAGCTTTCGGTGCGGGAGGACGGCGGGGTGCTCGTGCCGTTCGGCGGTGCCAAGCCCCGGCTGCTGCTCGCGCTGCTGCTGAGCCGGCCCGGCCGGGTGTTCCCGGTGGAAGGGCTGATCGACGCCCTCTGGTCGGGCCGGCCGCCGCGCACCGCGCGGCAGAACCTCCAGGTATACGTGTCGCGGCTGCGGCGGTTCCTCGGGGGCCGGCTGACGCACACCGAGGGCGGCTATCTGCTGCGGCTGACGGCAGCCGAGTGCGATCTGGTGCGGTTCGCCGAGGCGGCGCGCGAGGGCAGACGGCTGGCGCGGGAGGGCGATCCGGCGGCGGCGGGCCCGCTCGGCGAGGCGGTCGCGCTGTGGCGCGGCCGGCCGCTCGCCGAGTGCGGGCGGCTGCCGTGTCTGGCCGCGTCGATGGAGCGGTTCGACGAGATGTTCCTCGGCGCCCTGGAGGAGTGGGCGGAGATCGAGGGCGAACGCGGCCGGCACCGGCTGGTGCGGGAGCGGCTGCGGGACCACGCGCCGGCGCATCCGCTGCGCGAGCGGCTCGCCGCCGCCTGGATGCGGTCGCTGGCGGAGAGCGGCCGGACGGGCGAGGCGCTGACGCACTACGAGACAGTCAGGATCGCCCTGGCGCGGGAGTTGGGGGCGGCCCCGGGTCCTGTGCTGACGGGGCTGCGGCACCGGCTGGTCGAAACGCCGGCCGTGTCGCGCGGTGTCGGCAACCAACTGCCGCGCGCGTTACCGGACTTCGTGGGCCGTGAGGTCGAGACGCGCGACGCGCTCGCCGCGTTCGAGGACGCCGGGCGCGCCGGGCGCGGCAGGGTGGTGCTGGTGACGGGGCCTGTCGGCGTCGGCACGTCGGCGTTCGCGGTGCGGGTGGCGCACCGGCTCGCCCCCTCCTTCCCCGACGGGCTGCTGCGGGTCGAACTCGGCGACCGGGCGCTGGGCGCGGTGCTGGACGATCTGCTGGCCGCCGCCGGGCTGCCGGCGGAGCGCGGCGTGGCGGGGGCGCTGGCCCGCCTGCGGTCCTGGCTCGCCGGGCGCCGACTGCTGCTGGTGCTGGACGACGCGGTGTCGGCCTCGGTCGCCGAGGCGCTGCTGCCGGGCTCCGGGCCCAGCGCGGCGCTGGTGACCAGCCGGTATCGGCTCAGCGGTCTGGCGGGGGTGACGCGGGTGCCGCTGTCCCCGCTGGGCGAGGCGGAAGGCGTCGAGCTGCTGGGCCGCGTCGTCGGACGGGACAGGATCGCCGCGGATCCCCGCGCGGCCGAGCGGATCGTGCGGTGCTGCGAGGGCCTGCCGCTCGCGCTCCGGATCGCCGCCGGCAAGCTGGACTCGCTGCCGCGCCTGCGGCTGGCCGAGTACGCCGACCGGCTGGCCACCGCGTCCTCGCTGCTGGACGAGCTGGCGGTCGGCGAGCTCACGCTGCGCGCCCGGTACGAGGCGTTCTGGCGGAGCCTGTCGCCGGAGCGGCGCGCCGCCTGCCGCCGGCTCGCGGCCCGTACCCCGCCGTTGCGGCACGAGCAGGTCGCCGCCGACGCGGAGGAGTTGGTGGAGTGCGGGCTGCTGACGCCGCCGGCGGGGGAGGGCGGCGCACGGTTCGCCAGCTACGCGATGTCCGCGTTCGTCGCCGAGTTCGCGCGCGACGCCCAGCCGGTGCGGCGGGCCGTTCCGGAGTCGGCGTGA